One window from the genome of Bradyrhizobium xenonodulans encodes:
- a CDS encoding tautomerase family protein has protein sequence MPLITVSYTSSRQSPSLKADIAGAVSELTAKILHKDPEVTAIIVKSVDAADWFAGGQSLAEQKLASYWIDIHVSEGTNTKDEKAAYLAAMFKRMADILGPLHPETYLHVDEVKADAYGFGGLTQERRYIAGKLEVSLAA, from the coding sequence ATGCCCCTGATCACCGTGTCCTACACCTCGTCCCGCCAGTCGCCCTCGTTGAAGGCCGACATCGCGGGCGCCGTGTCCGAGCTCACCGCAAAAATCCTGCACAAGGACCCTGAGGTCACCGCCATCATCGTGAAGTCGGTCGACGCCGCCGACTGGTTCGCCGGCGGCCAATCCCTCGCCGAGCAGAAGCTCGCCAGCTACTGGATCGACATCCATGTCAGCGAGGGCACCAACACCAAGGACGAGAAGGCGGCCTATCTCGCCGCGATGTTCAAGCGCATGGCCGATATCCTGGGGCCGCTGCATCCAGAGACCTATCTGCATGTCGACGAGGTCAAGGCCGATGCCTATGGCTTCGGCGGCCTGACCCAGGAGCGGCGCTACATCGCCGGCAAGCTCGAAGTGTCGCTGGCGGCGTGA
- a CDS encoding DUF4166 domain-containing protein, giving the protein MTSARLSGSNAPTSAHIKLLDDRRFRTLLSDEDWGRLPLATWRRFSKRVADGDSVVYVGIVDEVSFSDIGWWFAQAARLIGGPLPTGRDTGVPMIVTVTEDAGGGGQTWTRICARKRGFPQVIHSAKRFAGPTGLEEYVGFGVSMALRIAVEGETLTFRSAGYGLQLGRLWIPLPQWLTPGDLTVTHSDLGEGAFRFTLDVTHPRYGALIHQSALFREAVS; this is encoded by the coding sequence ATGACGTCGGCGAGATTATCAGGCTCCAACGCACCAACCTCCGCTCACATCAAGCTTCTCGACGACCGCCGCTTCCGCACGCTGCTGTCGGACGAGGATTGGGGCCGGCTGCCGCTGGCGACTTGGCGGCGCTTCTCCAAGCGCGTCGCGGACGGCGACAGCGTCGTCTATGTCGGAATCGTCGATGAGGTCTCATTCAGCGACATCGGCTGGTGGTTCGCGCAAGCCGCGCGCCTGATCGGCGGCCCGCTGCCGACGGGACGCGACACGGGTGTGCCCATGATCGTCACGGTGACCGAAGACGCTGGGGGCGGCGGCCAGACCTGGACTCGCATCTGCGCACGCAAGCGCGGCTTTCCGCAGGTGATCCATTCCGCAAAGCGCTTCGCCGGCCCGACCGGACTCGAAGAGTATGTCGGCTTCGGCGTCTCGATGGCGCTCCGCATCGCGGTCGAGGGCGAGACGCTAACCTTTCGCAGCGCCGGTTATGGCCTGCAGCTCGGGCGCCTGTGGATCCCGCTGCCGCAATGGCTGACGCCGGGCGACCTCACGGTGACGCATAGCGATCTCGGCGAGGGCGCCTTCCGCTTCACCCTCGACGTCACTCACCCGCGTTACGGCGCGCTGATTCACCAGTCCGCCTTGTTCAGGGAGGCCGTGTCATGA
- the lipB gene encoding lipoyl(octanoyl) transferase LipB — MVNSPQNPRQELDLTSFSAAGGAPVEWRISDAPVPYPEAVAAMEARVAAIAAGEAPELVWLLEHPPLYTSGTSGKESDLLDPRFPTFATGRGGQLTYHGPGQRVAYVMLDLKRRRPDVRAYVASLEELILRTLAAFNVRGERREDRVGVWVRRPDKGPEHEDKIAAIGVRLKRWVSFHGIAINVEPELSHFAGIVPCGVADPRYGVTSLVDLGQLVTMADVDVALRQAFEELFGPTRALVPEAAA; from the coding sequence ATGGTTAATTCGCCTCAAAACCCGCGCCAAGAGCTCGATTTGACGTCGTTTTCCGCCGCAGGCGGCGCGCCCGTCGAATGGCGAATCTCGGACGCGCCCGTGCCCTATCCGGAGGCGGTTGCCGCCATGGAGGCGCGCGTCGCAGCGATCGCCGCGGGCGAGGCGCCGGAGCTGGTCTGGCTGCTCGAGCACCCCCCGCTCTACACCTCGGGCACCTCGGGCAAGGAAAGCGACCTGCTCGATCCCCGATTCCCGACTTTTGCCACCGGCCGTGGCGGACAGCTCACCTATCACGGGCCCGGCCAGCGGGTGGCCTATGTCATGCTCGACCTCAAGCGGCGCCGGCCGGACGTGCGGGCCTATGTCGCCAGCCTGGAGGAACTGATTCTGCGCACGCTCGCCGCCTTCAACGTCCGCGGCGAGCGGCGCGAGGACCGCGTCGGCGTCTGGGTCAGACGGCCCGACAAGGGGCCCGAGCACGAGGACAAGATCGCGGCGATCGGCGTGCGGTTGAAGCGCTGGGTGTCGTTCCACGGCATCGCCATCAATGTCGAGCCGGAGCTGTCGCATTTTGCCGGCATCGTGCCCTGCGGCGTCGCTGATCCCCGCTACGGCGTCACCTCGCTGGTCGATCTCGGCCAGCTCGTGACGATGGCCGATGTCGATGTCGCACTCCGGCAGGCGTTCGAAGAATTGTTCGGGCCGACTCGTGCGTTGGTGCCGGAAGCAGCCGCCTAG
- a CDS encoding FliM/FliN family flagellar motor switch protein, with amino-acid sequence MPTLDKVTVDLMVVLGTTTMPIHQVLRLSRGAIIELDATEADEVKVLANNLPVASGVVLVDRNRIAVEVKQMLPRTQGTR; translated from the coding sequence GTGCCCACTCTCGATAAAGTCACCGTGGATCTCATGGTCGTCCTCGGGACGACCACGATGCCGATCCATCAAGTATTACGTCTTTCCCGCGGCGCCATCATCGAGCTGGACGCAACCGAGGCCGACGAGGTCAAGGTTCTCGCCAACAATCTGCCGGTCGCCTCCGGCGTCGTGCTGGTCGACCGCAACCGCATCGCGGTCGAGGTCAAGCAGATGCTGCCGCGCACGCAGGGCACGCGATAG
- a CDS encoding TIGR01777 family oxidoreductase — protein sequence MTPLLWTLIAIQIVMGVFDTFYHHEFTERLAWRPSQRFELKLHGIRNMLYALLFLLLGWLEVYGVLALLIVAVLVAEIVITLMDFVEEDLSRKLPPSERINHTLLAINYGAILVLLLPVLIDWAMQPFGVTVVYQGLLSIAATACAVGAALCGVRDFAAMRRLGRMRSVPAHGLVEKLPGRKTVLITGATGFIGSRLAASLSGAGHHVIALIRNPAKTEMLPPPVTLITSLDQLAADTPIDAIVNLAGEPIGNGLWTEAKRAKIISSRIDMTGEVVKLIARLEHKPEVLVSGSAIGWYGLWADQVLTESAKSHACFSHELCAAWEQAARPAEELGVRVVNLRIGLVLGTEGGFITRLLTPFEFGLGGPLGTGRQWMSWIERDDLIRLIAYVMATPDLTGPVNATAPIPVTNAKFTEELGRRLRRPALFRIPGGLLRRIGGGFADELLLGGQRVLPNKALSRGFVFRHETLRSAFEAIL from the coding sequence ATGACGCCGCTGCTGTGGACGCTCATCGCTATCCAGATCGTGATGGGTGTGTTCGACACTTTCTATCACCACGAATTCACCGAGCGTCTGGCCTGGCGCCCGTCGCAGCGCTTCGAGCTGAAGCTGCACGGCATCCGCAACATGCTCTATGCGCTGCTGTTCCTGCTGCTCGGCTGGCTGGAGGTCTACGGCGTGCTGGCGCTCCTGATCGTCGCGGTGCTGGTCGCCGAGATCGTCATCACGCTGATGGATTTCGTCGAGGAGGATTTGAGCCGGAAGCTGCCGCCGAGTGAGCGCATCAACCACACGCTGCTGGCGATCAATTACGGCGCCATCCTGGTGCTGCTGCTGCCGGTGCTGATCGATTGGGCGATGCAGCCCTTCGGCGTGACGGTCGTGTACCAGGGTCTGCTCAGCATCGCCGCGACCGCGTGCGCGGTCGGCGCGGCGCTCTGCGGTGTCAGGGATTTTGCCGCGATGCGCCGGCTCGGTCGCATGCGAAGTGTGCCGGCGCACGGGCTCGTCGAAAAGCTGCCCGGCCGCAAGACCGTGCTGATCACGGGTGCCACCGGCTTCATCGGCAGCCGCCTTGCGGCAAGCCTCAGCGGCGCAGGGCATCACGTCATTGCGCTGATCCGCAACCCCGCCAAGACGGAGATGCTGCCGCCGCCGGTGACGTTGATCACGAGTCTGGATCAGCTCGCCGCCGACACGCCAATCGACGCTATCGTCAATCTCGCCGGCGAGCCGATCGGCAACGGTCTGTGGACCGAGGCGAAGCGTGCGAAGATCATCAGCTCGCGCATCGACATGACCGGCGAGGTCGTAAAACTGATCGCGCGGCTCGAGCACAAGCCCGAGGTACTCGTCAGCGGCTCCGCCATCGGCTGGTACGGCCTGTGGGCCGACCAGGTGCTGACGGAATCCGCGAAGTCGCATGCCTGCTTTAGCCACGAACTGTGTGCAGCCTGGGAGCAGGCGGCGCGGCCCGCAGAGGAGCTTGGCGTCCGCGTGGTCAATTTGCGTATCGGTCTCGTGCTCGGCACGGAAGGAGGCTTCATCACGCGCCTGCTGACGCCGTTCGAGTTCGGGCTCGGCGGTCCGCTCGGCACCGGGCGGCAGTGGATGTCCTGGATCGAGCGCGACGATCTGATCCGGCTGATCGCCTATGTGATGGCGACGCCCGATCTCACCGGCCCCGTCAACGCCACCGCGCCGATCCCGGTCACCAATGCAAAGTTCACCGAGGAGCTCGGCCGCCGCCTGCGCCGGCCTGCATTGTTCCGCATTCCCGGCGGCCTGCTGCGCCGGATCGGCGGCGGTTTCGCCGATGAGCTCTTGCTGGGCGGCCAGCGCGTGCTGCCGAACAAGGCGCTGAGCCGCGGTTTTGTGTTCCGGCACGAGACGCTGCGCAGCGCGTTCGAGGCGATCTTGTGA
- a CDS encoding isocitrate lyase/PEP mutase family protein — protein sequence MAFRSRREKLRFILSGETCVHPGSVYDAISIRIAEDLGFPLGMFGGSVALLAVLGDPDVTLITLTELAEQMRRMSRAAALPVLVDADHGYGNALNVRRTVQELETAGAAGLTIEDTLLPAAFGEAKAQLISLEEGVGKMKAALDGRGDPSLVIMGRTGAASITSIEDAIRRARAYEATGVDALFFTGIKSRAELQAIVAATHLPIVLGGAPDELNAIDYLARQRVRIALQGHAPIAAATQAVYETQKALREGTAPKALKGLPSSELTSRVMREADVRARSADLLGLKT from the coding sequence ATGGCCTTTCGTTCCCGCCGCGAGAAACTGCGCTTCATCCTGTCGGGCGAGACTTGCGTCCATCCTGGCTCGGTCTACGACGCGATCTCGATCCGCATCGCCGAGGACCTCGGTTTTCCGCTCGGCATGTTCGGCGGCTCGGTCGCCTTGCTCGCCGTGCTCGGCGACCCCGATGTCACGCTGATCACGCTCACCGAGCTTGCCGAGCAGATGCGGCGGATGTCGCGCGCGGCGGCGCTCCCGGTGCTCGTCGATGCCGATCACGGCTACGGCAATGCGCTCAATGTGCGCCGCACGGTGCAGGAGCTGGAGACGGCGGGCGCTGCCGGCCTCACCATCGAGGACACGCTGCTGCCGGCGGCCTTCGGCGAAGCGAAGGCGCAGCTCATCTCGCTGGAGGAGGGCGTCGGCAAGATGAAGGCGGCGCTCGACGGCCGCGGCGATCCCTCGCTCGTCATCATGGGCCGCACGGGAGCTGCCTCGATCACCTCGATCGAGGATGCGATCCGGCGTGCACGGGCCTATGAGGCGACCGGCGTCGATGCGCTGTTCTTCACCGGCATCAAGTCGCGGGCGGAGCTTCAGGCGATTGTCGCTGCCACGCATCTGCCGATCGTGCTCGGCGGCGCGCCGGACGAATTGAACGCGATCGATTATCTCGCCAGGCAGCGCGTGCGCATCGCGCTTCAGGGCCACGCGCCGATCGCCGCGGCGACGCAGGCCGTCTATGAGACCCAGAAGGCGTTGCGTGAGGGCACCGCGCCGAAAGCGCTCAAGGGATTGCCGTCGTCGGAGTTGACCAGCCGCGTCATGCGCGAGGCCGACGTCAGGGCGCGCAGCGCCGATCTTCTCGGGCTCAAGACATGA
- a CDS encoding DNA helicase has product MKLSAPIYHLKRKAKRLSREDGIPLHDALDRIAATEGFSAWSLLAAKAAAMTPAGKLFPHFQPGDLVLVGARPGQGKTLMSLELAVEAMRAGHHAAFFSLEYTEKDVVDRFRAIGADPAQFRELFEVDCSDAISADYVVKQMAVAPRGTVVVIDFLQLLDQRRENPDLTVQVRALKSFARDKGLIVVFISQIDRSYDPSTKPCPDLSDVRLPNPLDLNLFDKTCFLNKDEVQFRAAS; this is encoded by the coding sequence ATGAAGTTGTCTGCACCGATCTATCATCTGAAGCGAAAAGCAAAACGCCTGTCGCGCGAGGACGGCATTCCGCTGCACGACGCACTTGACCGCATCGCCGCGACGGAAGGGTTTTCCGCCTGGAGCCTGCTCGCGGCGAAAGCCGCTGCAATGACGCCGGCGGGCAAGCTGTTCCCGCACTTCCAGCCCGGCGATCTCGTGCTGGTCGGGGCGCGCCCCGGTCAAGGCAAGACACTGATGAGCCTCGAACTGGCCGTGGAGGCGATGCGCGCGGGCCATCACGCCGCATTCTTCTCGCTCGAATATACCGAGAAGGACGTCGTCGACCGCTTTCGGGCGATCGGCGCGGACCCCGCGCAATTCCGCGAATTGTTCGAGGTCGATTGCTCCGATGCCATCAGCGCCGATTACGTCGTCAAGCAGATGGCCGTGGCGCCCCGCGGCACGGTCGTGGTGATCGACTTTCTGCAACTGCTCGACCAGCGGCGGGAAAATCCTGACCTGACCGTTCAGGTGCGCGCGCTGAAATCCTTCGCGCGAGACAAGGGACTGATCGTCGTCTTCATCTCGCAGATCGACCGGTCCTATGATCCCTCGACCAAGCCCTGCCCTGACCTCAGCGATGTCCGCCTGCCGAACCCGCTGGACCTGAATCTGTTCGACAAGACGTGCTTCCTGAACAAGGACGAAGTTCAGTTCCGCGCGGCGAGCTGA
- a CDS encoding PAS domain-containing sensor histidine kinase, whose translation MPKKSSQQRDLFESERSFRLLVEGVADYALYMLDPTGIITSWNIGGERIKGYAPQEILGQHFSRFYTEPDRANGKPARALGIARDQGRYEEEGWRVRKDGTFFWASVIIDPIYEDGTLVGFAKITRDITERRNAQLKLEAMQTQLAESQKFDALGQLTGGVAHDFNNLLMIISGSLHTLKRGEVDEARLQRAITAIETATKRGAALTSQLLTFARRQSVNPQAIRFDDRIEAIREVLHAGVGSAVRLAFDIDREVWPIKADISELETALLNLVINARDAMPDGGTVTIGAHNVVLDDPLHRGEFVAVTVADTGLGIPSDVVDKIFEPFFTTKPVGKGTGLGLSQVHGFAHQAGGTVKVASELGKGTTFTILLPRETATVPAGAPEAAPVLGNGTVLLVEDNPDVALVSIGLLEQLGYQVCRVADAEAALREIEKNGVDFVFSDIVMPGKMDGLGLAHRLRQIRPGLPILLATGYSEVAAGVRGDFPILRKPYEIHELSEAISKLPR comes from the coding sequence ATGCCGAAAAAGTCCAGTCAACAGAGAGACTTGTTCGAAAGCGAGCGCAGTTTTCGGCTGTTGGTGGAAGGAGTCGCGGACTACGCGCTCTACATGCTCGATCCGACCGGAATCATCACCAGCTGGAATATCGGCGGCGAACGGATCAAGGGATACGCGCCCCAGGAGATCCTCGGCCAGCATTTTTCCCGCTTCTATACCGAGCCCGACCGCGCCAACGGCAAGCCCGCGCGCGCCCTAGGCATCGCCCGGGACCAGGGCCGCTACGAGGAAGAAGGCTGGCGCGTTCGCAAGGACGGCACCTTCTTCTGGGCGAGCGTCATCATCGATCCGATCTACGAGGACGGCACCCTCGTCGGCTTCGCCAAGATCACCCGCGACATCACCGAGCGGCGCAACGCGCAGCTCAAGCTCGAAGCAATGCAGACGCAGCTCGCGGAGTCGCAGAAGTTCGATGCGCTCGGCCAGCTCACCGGCGGCGTCGCCCACGACTTCAACAACCTCCTGATGATCATCAGCGGCAGCCTTCACACCTTGAAGAGGGGCGAGGTCGACGAGGCCAGGCTTCAGCGCGCGATAACCGCGATCGAGACCGCAACCAAGCGCGGCGCGGCGCTGACCAGCCAGCTCCTGACCTTCGCGCGGCGGCAGAGTGTCAACCCCCAGGCGATCCGCTTCGACGACCGCATCGAGGCGATCCGCGAAGTGCTTCACGCCGGCGTCGGCAGCGCCGTGCGCCTCGCCTTCGACATCGACCGCGAGGTCTGGCCGATCAAGGCTGACATCTCCGAGCTGGAGACGGCGCTGCTCAATCTCGTCATCAACGCCCGCGATGCCATGCCCGACGGCGGCACGGTCACGATCGGCGCACACAACGTCGTGCTGGACGACCCGCTCCACCGCGGCGAGTTCGTCGCCGTCACCGTCGCCGATACCGGGCTTGGCATCCCCTCCGACGTCGTCGACAAGATCTTCGAGCCGTTCTTCACGACGAAGCCTGTCGGAAAAGGCACCGGCCTCGGCCTGTCGCAGGTGCACGGCTTCGCGCATCAGGCGGGCGGCACGGTCAAGGTCGCAAGCGAGCTCGGCAAGGGCACGACCTTCACCATCCTGCTGCCGCGCGAAACCGCGACCGTGCCGGCGGGCGCGCCCGAAGCGGCGCCGGTTCTCGGCAACGGCACGGTGCTGCTGGTCGAGGACAATCCGGACGTCGCCCTCGTCAGCATCGGCTTGCTGGAGCAGCTCGGCTACCAGGTGTGCCGGGTTGCCGATGCCGAAGCCGCCCTGCGCGAGATCGAGAAGAACGGCGTCGACTTCGTGTTCTCCGACATCGTCATGCCCGGCAAGATGGACGGGCTGGGCCTCGCCCACCGCCTCCGCCAGATCCGCCCCGGCCTGCCGATCCTGCTCGCCACCGGCTACAGCGAGGTCGCCGCCGGCGTGCGCGGCGATTTCCCGATCCTGCGCAAGCCCTACGAGATCCATGAATTGAGCGAGGCCATCTCGAAGCTGCCGAGGTGA
- a CDS encoding acylphosphatase — MSRAILQVMIRGRVQGVGYRAWVESQAAACGLEGWVRNRRDGSVEALFAGPPTHVADLVALCRHGPPSSRVDSVTSETASADELNLRRAGEAFSVLPTV, encoded by the coding sequence ATGAGCCGGGCGATCCTCCAGGTCATGATCCGCGGCCGCGTGCAGGGCGTCGGCTATCGCGCCTGGGTCGAATCCCAGGCGGCCGCGTGCGGTCTCGAAGGCTGGGTCCGCAACCGCCGCGACGGCAGCGTGGAAGCGCTGTTCGCGGGGCCGCCCACGCATGTCGCCGACCTGGTGGCGCTGTGCCGCCACGGCCCGCCGTCCTCGCGCGTGGATAGCGTCACCAGCGAGACCGCCAGTGCGGATGAGCTGAATCTGCGCAGGGCCGGGGAAGCGTTTTCGGTGCTGCCGACGGTGTAG
- a CDS encoding GbsR/MarR family transcriptional regulator translates to MTEITGKKKLPAAVERFILHWGDMGDQWGVNRSVSQIHGLLYLAEAPMTAEDIADTLGMARSNVSNSLKELLAWNLIRRVPILGDRRDHYEAETDIWEVAARIAARRKERELDPAITALRACVSDAADDPTINPVASKRLKEMLAFTELADHWFMQMLKVPRPRLVALMRLGEKIANLLPLGKAK, encoded by the coding sequence ATGACAGAAATAACCGGAAAGAAGAAACTCCCGGCCGCCGTCGAGCGCTTCATCCTGCATTGGGGCGATATGGGGGATCAGTGGGGCGTCAATCGCTCGGTCAGCCAGATCCACGGGCTGCTCTATCTGGCCGAGGCGCCGATGACGGCCGAGGACATCGCCGACACGCTCGGCATGGCGCGCTCGAATGTCTCCAACTCGCTCAAGGAGCTGCTCGCCTGGAACCTGATCCGGCGGGTGCCGATCCTCGGCGACCGCCGTGATCACTATGAGGCCGAGACCGACATCTGGGAGGTCGCAGCCCGCATCGCGGCGCGGCGCAAGGAGCGGGAGCTCGATCCCGCGATCACGGCGCTGCGGGCCTGCGTGTCCGACGCCGCCGACGATCCCACCATCAATCCGGTCGCGAGCAAGCGGCTGAAGGAGATGCTCGCCTTCACCGAGCTCGCCGACCACTGGTTCATGCAGATGCTCAAGGTGCCGCGGCCGCGGCTGGTCGCCTTGATGCGGCTTGGCGAGAAGATCGCCAACCTGCTGCCGCTGGGCAAGGCCAAATAA
- a CDS encoding acetyl-CoA carboxylase biotin carboxylase subunit: protein MFKRILIANRGEIACRVIKTARKMGIQTVAVYSEADRDALHVEMADEAVLIGPPAAAESYLVIEKIVEACRKTGAEAVHPGYGFLSEREAFPRALEAAGIVFIGPNPGAIAAMGDKIESKKAAAKAKVSTVPGYLGVIEDDKHAVKIADEIGYPVMIKASAGGGGKGMRIAHSTAEVAEGFNLAKAEAKASFGDDRVFVEKFIVDPRHIEIQVLGDKHGNVIYLGERECSIQRRNQKVIEEAPSPLLDEATRRKMGEQAVALAKAVNYDSAGTVEFVAGQDKSFYFLEMNTRLQVEHPVTELVTGVDLVEQMLRVAAGEKLAISQKDVTLTGWAVESRLYAEDPFRNFLPSIGRLVKYRPPAEVSQDGITVRNDTGVQEGGEISIHYDPMIAKLVTHAPSRAAAIEAQATALDSFYVDGIRHNIPFLSALMHHPRWREGRLSTGFIAEEFPKGFTVRVPEGEVARRIAAVGAAIDHVLGERKRQISGQMGGRIVQRERRRAVWLERQEILLEVAREGEAIAIRFVDADGKAGNAHLLQSPWKPGDPVWQGTIDGHFVAVQARPIANGIRLAHQGVEVPVYVWTEAEAASARLMPVTTASDTGKKLLCPMPGLIVSIAVTEGQEVKAGETLAVVEAMKMQNVLRAEQDGTVKKVHASAGATLAVDALILEFA, encoded by the coding sequence ATGTTCAAACGCATTCTGATCGCCAATCGCGGCGAAATCGCCTGCCGGGTCATCAAGACTGCCCGCAAGATGGGAATTCAGACGGTTGCGGTCTATTCCGAGGCCGACCGCGATGCCCTCCATGTCGAGATGGCCGACGAGGCCGTGCTGATCGGCCCGCCCGCCGCGGCCGAGAGCTATCTGGTGATCGAGAAGATCGTCGAGGCCTGCCGCAAGACCGGCGCCGAGGCCGTGCATCCCGGCTACGGTTTCCTCTCCGAACGCGAAGCGTTTCCGCGCGCGCTGGAGGCGGCCGGCATCGTCTTCATCGGCCCGAACCCGGGCGCGATCGCCGCGATGGGCGACAAGATCGAATCCAAGAAGGCCGCCGCGAAGGCCAAGGTCTCGACCGTGCCGGGCTATCTCGGCGTCATCGAGGACGACAAGCACGCGGTCAAGATCGCCGACGAGATCGGCTATCCCGTGATGATCAAGGCCTCCGCCGGTGGCGGCGGCAAGGGCATGCGCATCGCGCATTCGACGGCCGAGGTCGCCGAAGGCTTCAATCTCGCCAAGGCCGAGGCGAAGGCCTCGTTCGGCGACGACCGCGTCTTCGTCGAAAAGTTCATCGTTGATCCCCGCCACATCGAGATCCAGGTGCTGGGCGACAAGCACGGCAACGTGATCTATCTCGGCGAGCGCGAATGCTCGATCCAGCGCCGCAACCAGAAGGTCATCGAGGAGGCGCCGTCGCCGCTGCTCGACGAAGCCACCCGCCGCAAGATGGGCGAGCAGGCCGTCGCGCTGGCGAAAGCCGTGAACTACGATTCCGCCGGCACCGTCGAGTTCGTCGCAGGCCAGGACAAGAGCTTCTATTTCCTGGAGATGAACACGCGCCTCCAGGTCGAGCATCCCGTCACCGAGCTCGTCACCGGCGTCGATCTCGTCGAGCAGATGCTGCGCGTCGCCGCCGGCGAGAAGCTCGCGATCAGCCAGAAGGACGTCACGCTCACGGGGTGGGCCGTGGAGTCGCGCCTCTACGCCGAAGACCCGTTCCGCAACTTCCTGCCCTCGATCGGGCGCCTCGTGAAATACCGTCCGCCGGCGGAAGTGAGCCAGGACGGCATCACCGTGCGCAACGACACCGGCGTGCAGGAGGGCGGCGAGATCTCGATCCATTACGATCCGATGATTGCGAAGCTCGTCACGCACGCGCCGTCGCGCGCGGCCGCGATCGAGGCGCAGGCCACCGCGCTCGACTCGTTCTATGTCGACGGTATCAGGCACAACATCCCGTTCCTGTCGGCGCTGATGCATCATCCGCGCTGGCGCGAGGGCCGGCTCTCGACCGGCTTCATCGCCGAGGAATTCCCCAAGGGCTTTACAGTGCGCGTGCCGGAAGGCGAGGTCGCGCGGCGCATCGCCGCGGTCGGCGCCGCCATCGATCACGTGCTCGGTGAGCGCAAGCGCCAGATCTCGGGCCAGATGGGCGGCCGCATCGTGCAGCGCGAGCGCCGCCGTGCGGTCTGGCTCGAGCGCCAGGAGATTTTGCTCGAGGTTGCGCGTGAGGGCGAGGCCATCGCGATCCGCTTCGTCGATGCCGACGGCAAGGCCGGCAACGCGCATCTGTTGCAGTCGCCGTGGAAGCCGGGCGATCCGGTCTGGCAGGGCACCATCGACGGCCATTTCGTCGCTGTGCAGGCGCGCCCGATCGCCAACGGCATCCGTCTGGCGCATCAGGGCGTCGAGGTGCCGGTCTATGTCTGGACCGAAGCGGAGGCGGCCTCGGCCCGGCTGATGCCGGTGACGACGGCCTCCGACACCGGCAAGAAGCTGCTCTGTCCGATGCCCGGCCTCATCGTCTCGATCGCGGTGACCGAAGGGCAGGAGGTCAAGGCCGGCGAGACGCTCGCGGTGGTCGAAGCCATGAAGATGCAGAACGTGCTCCGCGCCGAGCAGGACGGCACGGTGAAGAAGGTCCACGCCAGCGCCGGCGCGACGCTGGCGGTGGATGCGCTGATTCTGGAGTTTGCGTAG
- a CDS encoding LysR family transcriptional regulator, whose product MTATLDIATVQAFLLVADLQSFTRAAEALGTTQAAVSLKLQRLETLLGKRLVERSPRAVRLTADGASFLDRARALIAAHDRALSGEAPAAQSLSLGISDHATGPELVPLLERLHAMSANLTLAVTIGFSREMQDAYDAGQLDAVIVRQEGSRRGGEKLTEDEFGWFASRRFALPKGEPLPLATLAPPCGVRAIAVRALDKAGIAWRERFVGGGVTAVVAAALAGLAIAPLARRIAPPGLMDIGPAHKLPKLGSSKVMLHSKVSDPAKLAALRAVAATFRSVAAT is encoded by the coding sequence ATGACAGCCACGCTCGACATCGCCACCGTCCAGGCCTTCCTGCTGGTCGCCGACCTCCAGAGTTTTACGCGCGCTGCCGAAGCGCTCGGCACGACGCAGGCGGCGGTCAGCCTGAAGCTGCAGCGGCTGGAGACGCTGCTTGGAAAGCGCCTGGTCGAGCGCTCGCCGCGCGCGGTCCGGCTCACGGCCGATGGCGCAAGTTTTCTCGACCGTGCCCGCGCGCTGATCGCGGCACATGACCGCGCGCTGTCGGGCGAAGCGCCGGCCGCACAATCACTCTCGCTCGGCATCTCCGATCACGCGACGGGTCCCGAACTGGTGCCGCTGCTCGAACGCCTGCACGCGATGTCTGCAAATCTCACCCTCGCCGTCACCATCGGCTTCTCGCGCGAGATGCAGGATGCCTATGACGCAGGCCAGCTCGATGCCGTGATCGTCCGCCAGGAAGGCAGCCGCCGCGGCGGCGAAAAACTCACCGAGGACGAGTTCGGCTGGTTCGCGTCAAGACGCTTCGCCTTGCCAAAGGGCGAGCCGCTGCCGCTCGCAACGCTCGCCCCGCCCTGCGGCGTCCGCGCCATCGCCGTGCGCGCACTCGACAAGGCCGGCATCGCCTGGCGCGAGCGCTTCGTCGGAGGCGGCGTCACGGCGGTGGTCGCCGCCGCGCTGGCCGGGCTCGCCATCGCGCCGCTGGCGCGGCGGATCGCGCCTCCCGGGTTGATGGACATCGGACCTGCGCACAAGCTGCCGAAACTCGGCAGTTCGAAGGTGATGCTGCATTCGAAGGTCAGCGATCCCGCCAAGCTGGCAGCACTGCGCGCGGTGGCGGCTACGTTTCGAAGTGTAGCTGCCACTTGA